The Pseudoalteromonas aliena SW19 genome includes a region encoding these proteins:
- a CDS encoding BlaI/MecI/CopY family transcriptional regulator: MARNKSNQLTDGEQSIMEVLWKNGEASVRDITDELSKEKQTAYTTTQTLCKILTEKGYADFRKEGKAFIYIPKITQKEARQSALTSMLNKFFGGSPKVLAQHLMQETDIDLDDLEALQRKVDQSKD; this comes from the coding sequence ATGGCTAGAAATAAATCAAACCAGCTTACTGATGGTGAGCAAAGTATTATGGAAGTGCTTTGGAAAAATGGTGAAGCATCTGTGCGCGACATAACGGATGAACTATCAAAAGAGAAGCAAACGGCTTACACCACAACACAAACCCTGTGTAAGATCCTTACTGAAAAAGGCTATGCTGATTTTAGAAAAGAGGGTAAAGCGTTTATTTATATCCCTAAAATCACTCAAAAAGAGGCCCGACAAAGTGCATTAACCTCAATGTTAAACAAGTTTTTTGGTGGCTCACCCAAGGTGTTGGCGCAACACTTAATGCAAGAGACCGACATAGACCTTGATGATCTAGAAGCGCTGCAACGTAAAGTCGACCAAAGTAAAGACTAA
- a CDS encoding ABC transporter permease, translating into MSVISKSVLVNTKATTQCSTDMFTRIVKFSPRFLLALLILPVLGGLISVLLPAFGYAPVLEQTTFSLQGFNTLWQTPGLTQMVTLSVATGLISTLLAFIITLMILAAFFNSPWLNRIQRLLSPILVIPHAAAAIAVGFLIAPSGMISRLASPWLSGWELAPNGLFPHDSFGISIILGLTLKELPFLLLMALGVLAQPELGKKLHQQHKVALNLGYCPMTAFFKVILPSLYPLLRLPLLAVLAYASANVEMPLILGPNTPPTLAVAIMHWFNDVDLNLRIKASAGALLQLAVTGGLLALWLGTEKAVKVLFSDSLTNGVREYGGFYWQKITVVLTTLVISFILLSLIGLVMWSVAGFWRFPDAMPEQFTLLHFKSALMQMSSPLFNTLAIGLVTTLFAIILTLLCLESEQLSDKPISRFTSLIIYLPLLVPSIAFLFGLVWIQQLVNNQAAFFNVVLTHLLFVLPYVFLSLASSYRRLDPRFAHVAASLGAAPCKVFFKVKLPQLFAPILIAAALGLAISFGQYLPTLLAGGGRIATITTEAVTLANGASRRTSAVYAIMQMVLPLIGFILAWGLPKYFFKSARV; encoded by the coding sequence ATGAGCGTTATTTCAAAAAGTGTACTAGTAAATACCAAAGCAACAACGCAGTGCAGCACCGATATGTTTACGCGCATTGTAAAATTTAGCCCGCGATTTTTACTCGCTTTACTTATACTACCCGTACTTGGTGGCTTAATTAGCGTATTGCTGCCTGCCTTTGGTTATGCGCCCGTACTGGAGCAAACAACGTTTAGCTTGCAAGGTTTTAATACCCTTTGGCAAACACCTGGCCTTACCCAAATGGTTACCTTAAGCGTTGCAACAGGCTTAATAAGTACTTTGCTTGCATTTATCATTACCTTAATGATTTTAGCTGCGTTTTTTAATAGCCCGTGGCTTAACCGAATTCAGCGTTTATTGAGCCCTATATTAGTTATACCTCATGCCGCAGCGGCTATTGCGGTGGGGTTTTTAATTGCCCCTTCAGGTATGATTTCACGCTTAGCGTCGCCTTGGTTAAGCGGCTGGGAACTTGCGCCAAACGGACTATTTCCGCATGATTCGTTCGGTATTAGTATTATTTTAGGCTTAACACTCAAAGAGCTTCCCTTTTTATTATTAATGGCACTGGGCGTACTTGCTCAACCTGAGCTTGGCAAAAAATTACACCAACAACATAAGGTTGCGCTTAACTTGGGTTATTGCCCAATGACCGCTTTTTTTAAAGTAATACTGCCAAGTCTTTATCCGCTGCTGCGTTTACCCCTTTTAGCCGTGCTTGCCTATGCAAGTGCCAATGTAGAAATGCCACTCATTTTAGGCCCAAATACACCACCCACGTTGGCCGTTGCAATAATGCATTGGTTTAACGATGTTGATTTAAACCTGCGTATTAAAGCCTCAGCAGGTGCTTTATTACAACTAGCTGTTACAGGCGGGTTATTAGCGCTTTGGCTTGGCACAGAAAAAGCCGTAAAAGTGCTATTTAGCGACTCGCTCACTAATGGAGTGCGCGAATACGGCGGATTTTATTGGCAAAAAATAACGGTCGTACTCACCACATTAGTAATTAGCTTTATACTGTTGTCACTTATTGGTTTAGTTATGTGGTCGGTTGCAGGCTTTTGGCGCTTTCCGGATGCAATGCCTGAGCAATTTACGCTACTGCATTTTAAAAGTGCGCTAATGCAGATGAGCAGCCCGCTTTTTAATACGCTAGCAATCGGTTTAGTAACCACGCTATTTGCCATTATTCTTACTTTATTGTGTTTAGAATCAGAGCAATTGAGTGACAAACCTATTTCTCGTTTTACCAGTTTAATTATTTACTTACCGTTATTAGTACCCAGTATTGCCTTTTTGTTTGGGCTAGTATGGATACAACAATTGGTAAATAACCAAGCCGCATTTTTTAATGTAGTACTTACGCATTTACTGTTTGTGCTGCCTTATGTGTTTTTGTCACTTGCGAGCAGCTATAGGCGTTTAGACCCTCGTTTTGCTCATGTTGCAGCAAGCCTAGGCGCAGCGCCATGTAAGGTATTTTTTAAAGTAAAACTACCTCAGTTGTTTGCTCCTATTTTAATTGCAGCCGCACTGGGCTTAGCAATTAGTTTTGGACAATACCTCCCCACGCTTTTAGCTGGCGGCGGGCGCATAGCCACAATAACAACCGAAGCCGTTACGCTTGCCAATGGCGCAAGCAGACGCACCAGTGCCGTGTACGCTATTATGCAAATGGTGTTACCGCTTATTGGATTTATACTGGCATGGGGTTTACCTAAATATTTTTTCAAAAGTGCACGTGTTTAA
- a CDS encoding ABC transporter substrate-binding protein produces MFAIKFWQTLTRYSFCCVAFCVCAIANLAVFSSIAFANTVINSKSESNLVINTQQGSRWQQVQTLGRNQDVYFYAWGGDAQINAYIQWAAQQVKTKYNINLVHVKLSDTSEAVSRVLAEKSANNNNQGSVDLMWINGANFATMREHSLLLKKWANKLPYFALTDPANNPAVTFDFGLPTNGMEAPWGQASLTFYYDSIAINGKANNKLPTTLNELLNWSAQNPGRFSYPKPPDFLGMSFLKYALVVLHQQSSENIKAQLNQPATTKNTAQVLNPLWDFLDKLHPTLWRGGTHFMQSGAQMRRLVDDTELSLAFTFSAPEVPAAVKRYDLPNSIRSYAMSDGSLSNTHFVAIPYNASHQQSAQLVANFLLSPEAQAEKQKAHIWGDKSVLIQSTLTPDQQALFKTAKPHPSALPLNSIKRTLSEPHPSWVNAIMQGWQTRYGVSQ; encoded by the coding sequence ATGTTCGCCATTAAGTTTTGGCAAACACTGACGCGATACAGCTTTTGCTGTGTCGCGTTTTGCGTTTGTGCAATCGCAAATTTAGCTGTTTTTTCGAGCATCGCGTTTGCTAATACCGTTATCAACTCAAAGAGTGAAAGTAATTTAGTAATAAACACACAACAGGGATCTCGCTGGCAACAAGTTCAAACTCTTGGTCGCAATCAAGATGTATACTTTTATGCATGGGGTGGCGACGCGCAAATAAATGCCTATATTCAATGGGCAGCGCAGCAAGTTAAAACTAAGTACAACATTAACCTAGTGCATGTAAAATTAAGCGATACCAGCGAAGCTGTAAGCCGTGTACTTGCTGAAAAATCAGCAAACAATAACAACCAAGGCAGCGTAGATTTAATGTGGATCAACGGGGCTAACTTTGCCACCATGCGTGAGCACTCTCTGCTTTTAAAAAAATGGGCTAATAAACTCCCCTACTTTGCATTAACTGATCCGGCTAACAACCCTGCTGTAACCTTTGACTTTGGTTTACCTACCAATGGGATGGAGGCTCCATGGGGGCAAGCGTCACTTACCTTTTATTACGACAGCATTGCAATAAATGGTAAGGCAAACAATAAATTGCCTACTACATTAAACGAATTATTAAACTGGAGCGCGCAAAACCCTGGTCGCTTTAGCTACCCAAAGCCGCCTGACTTTTTAGGTATGAGCTTTTTAAAATACGCCTTAGTTGTACTGCATCAGCAAAGCAGCGAAAATATTAAAGCGCAGCTAAACCAACCAGCTACAACTAAAAATACAGCGCAAGTGTTAAACCCACTGTGGGACTTTTTAGATAAATTACACCCAACTCTTTGGCGTGGTGGCACTCATTTTATGCAAAGTGGTGCTCAAATGCGCCGCTTAGTAGACGATACAGAGTTGAGTTTAGCCTTTACTTTTTCAGCACCAGAAGTACCGGCAGCAGTAAAACGCTATGATTTACCAAACAGCATTCGCAGCTATGCAATGAGTGATGGCAGTTTAAGTAATACCCATTTTGTGGCAATCCCTTACAATGCAAGCCACCAGCAAAGTGCGCAATTAGTGGCTAATTTTTTACTCAGCCCTGAAGCGCAAGCTGAAAAACAAAAAGCGCATATATGGGGCGATAAAAGCGTACTTATTCAATCAACGTTAACGCCTGATCAGCAAGCCTTATTTAAAACAGCTAAACCGCATCCAAGTGCACTGCCTTTAAACAGTATTAAACGCACATTGAGCGAACCTCATCCAAGCTGGGTAAACGCTATTATGCAAGGTTGGCAAACCCGTTATGGAGTAAGCCAATGA
- a CDS encoding M56 family metallopeptidase encodes MMIEYTLLTTLAFHHLVIGFILLLGIALINKCVPSSAELRSWLWMTAFIVATVIPFTLITMDADKTSSVINSVAQSVDSKIEDNFSATDNKVAMSDQESNWHLPSEIVFNFSFLLSIGVLLWFIGSIWRGFTVLSSYMQTRNLLRSTIEKAPHLSAHINTDVYTSSKVSSPLVIGFKQPKIILPKSITEQLKHEQLLAIVLHENAHIKRKDNWFGLFQEIIAILFWWSPVIRLLNKQIHVEREIACDLRAVNEIKNTQQYAQSLIDCAKLMVMEQRSVLAMGLFSKKKELNYRIGAVLENKQFKKPRITIIMLVCAGLTVTTIQATQAFSPKVSIKHTVVDARHYSLLPQFESTLLIDAVTRNDIGAIKALKNDGVDINVPVIGDGTALMIAVKQNNKAMTQALIDLGADVNQSSSGDGNPLIVAAMSNNIELATLLLDNGADINAIVPRDETPLINAAYFGFYDMSQLLVARGADVNLAVTTGVSDGYQRRSPLNRARTESIKALLIANGARE; translated from the coding sequence ATGATGATTGAATATACTTTATTAACAACGTTGGCATTTCACCACCTTGTTATTGGTTTTATCCTTTTATTGGGAATTGCGTTGATTAATAAATGTGTACCATCGAGTGCGGAGCTGCGCAGTTGGTTATGGATGACGGCATTTATTGTCGCAACAGTCATCCCCTTCACTTTGATCACAATGGATGCAGATAAAACTTCAAGCGTTATAAATTCAGTTGCGCAATCGGTTGATTCAAAAATAGAAGATAACTTTTCAGCAACTGATAATAAAGTCGCTATGAGTGATCAGGAGAGTAACTGGCATTTACCCAGTGAGATTGTATTTAACTTCTCATTTTTACTCAGTATTGGTGTCCTACTTTGGTTTATAGGTAGTATATGGCGTGGATTTACGGTGTTATCGTCATATATGCAAACACGAAACTTACTCCGCTCTACGATAGAAAAAGCGCCGCACTTATCGGCCCATATTAATACAGATGTTTATACTTCAAGCAAAGTATCCTCGCCTTTGGTTATTGGGTTTAAGCAACCTAAAATCATCCTTCCAAAAAGCATTACTGAACAACTCAAGCATGAGCAATTACTGGCGATAGTGCTCCACGAAAACGCGCATATAAAACGTAAAGATAACTGGTTTGGCTTATTTCAGGAGATCATTGCTATCTTATTTTGGTGGAGCCCAGTGATCCGCCTGCTTAATAAGCAAATTCATGTAGAGCGTGAAATAGCGTGTGATTTACGCGCAGTGAACGAAATTAAAAATACGCAGCAATACGCGCAGTCACTGATTGATTGTGCAAAATTAATGGTGATGGAGCAGCGGAGCGTGTTGGCAATGGGACTATTTAGTAAGAAAAAAGAGCTGAATTATCGTATCGGCGCGGTTTTAGAAAACAAGCAATTTAAAAAGCCACGTATCACGATCATTATGCTGGTTTGTGCAGGGCTAACAGTCACCACAATTCAAGCTACACAGGCCTTTTCACCTAAAGTCAGCATTAAACACACCGTCGTTGATGCTCGACATTACTCACTATTACCGCAATTTGAAAGTACCTTACTGATTGATGCCGTTACTCGTAATGACATTGGCGCAATTAAAGCACTGAAAAATGATGGGGTTGATATTAACGTGCCAGTTATTGGCGATGGCACTGCGTTGATGATTGCGGTGAAACAAAATAACAAAGCAATGACACAGGCATTGATTGACTTAGGTGCTGATGTAAATCAGTCATCAAGTGGTGATGGTAACCCGCTGATAGTCGCTGCGATGAGTAATAATATTGAACTGGCAACGCTATTGTTAGATAACGGCGCTGATATAAATGCAATTGTGCCGCGAGATGAAACACCGCTTATCAATGCAGCGTATTTTGGTTTTTACGACATGAGCCAATTATTAGTTGCACGCGGAGCTGATGTTAACTTAGCAGTTACGACAGGGGTTTCTGACGGTTATCAGCGACGCTCGCCTCTAAATCGTGCGCGTACTGAGTCAATTAAAGCGCTACTAATAGCTAATGGCGCACGCGAATGA
- a CDS encoding CDP-alcohol phosphatidyltransferase family protein codes for MLDKFITPVIKPLLTPVVMLMHKRGITADQLTVVGFLVGLLAVPLLAFEMWYGALVAIALNRILDGLDGALARYANQSSSAGGFLDITLDFLFYAAIPLGFILANPEQNAIAGSLLLATFIGTGSSFLAFAIAAEKFKLEKPQFKYKSFYYLNGLTEGTETIALFIAFCIWPQHFAIMASIFAIACGITIFTRIHGGYHTLKKQEADANKAAENAHNNTNSEVIND; via the coding sequence ATGCTAGACAAATTTATCACCCCTGTAATTAAGCCACTTTTAACACCTGTGGTTATGCTTATGCATAAACGCGGCATAACCGCCGATCAGCTCACCGTGGTAGGCTTTTTAGTTGGCTTATTAGCGGTGCCATTACTGGCGTTTGAAATGTGGTACGGCGCATTAGTTGCTATTGCTTTAAATCGAATTTTAGATGGACTTGATGGCGCATTAGCACGCTATGCAAACCAAAGTTCAAGCGCGGGTGGCTTTTTAGATATCACACTCGACTTTTTATTTTACGCGGCTATTCCGCTTGGCTTTATTTTGGCAAATCCTGAGCAAAACGCGATAGCGGGCTCGTTATTACTTGCCACTTTTATTGGTACGGGCTCCAGTTTTTTAGCCTTTGCGATTGCCGCCGAAAAATTTAAACTCGAAAAACCGCAATTTAAATACAAAAGCTTTTACTACTTAAACGGCTTAACCGAAGGCACTGAAACAATAGCGCTATTTATTGCATTTTGTATTTGGCCGCAGCACTTTGCCATTATGGCGAGCATTTTTGCTATTGCGTGTGGCATAACTATTTTTACCCGTATACATGGTGGTTATCATACGCTCAAAAAACAAGAAGCCGACGCTAATAAAGCAGCTGAAAACGCGCATAACAATACAAATTCTGAGGTAATAAATGACTAA
- a CDS encoding DUF6174 domain-containing protein, which yields MNFKLLMCTLSFSLLFACNDSSPDSQTTELTNLVGTNYQKWKNSNINTYAFTYHAPPSDCPATDALPPVEITIENNVITKLYIPELGESLELDSQVYPTIADVFENMLKSVEHIKGTPSFDKTFGYPISYETDISDLECDGYSITITSFM from the coding sequence ATGAATTTTAAATTATTAATGTGCACGCTTAGCTTTTCTCTCCTCTTTGCCTGTAATGACAGTTCCCCAGATAGCCAAACAACAGAATTAACTAATTTAGTAGGGACTAACTATCAAAAGTGGAAAAACTCTAATATAAATACGTACGCATTTACATATCATGCACCGCCTAGTGATTGCCCAGCAACTGATGCACTCCCTCCTGTAGAAATAACGATTGAGAACAATGTAATTACCAAACTTTACATACCTGAACTAGGTGAAAGCTTAGAACTCGATTCTCAGGTGTATCCAACTATTGCGGATGTTTTCGAAAATATGCTTAAGTCAGTTGAACATATCAAAGGTACTCCATCATTTGATAAAACGTTTGGCTATCCCATAAGCTATGAAACGGATATTAGTGATTTAGAATGTGATGGTTATTCAATAACCATAACTTCATTTATGTAA
- a CDS encoding urea amidohydrolase has product MNLTPEGARAAQLGGPEKLQLAGRLVRGEEDINRYVRGVCYDAAAFVKFLLGNKLLHGGAGISIAQLLTTSGQGWISNLNSDVRWNYRAHIPAGSVITFRRLIDNQVFHAAIAVGMTSIRAVNGLKLGAGWSVPANLSTVLRLSPNHSARDENVFLYDNTDIVVQIQRNLASIR; this is encoded by the coding sequence ATGAATTTAACTCCGGAAGGCGCTCGAGCTGCTCAACTAGGCGGGCCTGAAAAGTTACAACTGGCAGGTAGGCTTGTTCGAGGAGAAGAAGATATAAATCGATATGTAAGAGGGGTTTGTTATGATGCGGCCGCTTTTGTTAAATTCCTTTTAGGTAATAAACTACTTCATGGTGGTGCAGGGATCTCAATTGCACAACTGTTAACTACTTCGGGGCAAGGATGGATTTCTAACTTGAACTCAGATGTACGCTGGAACTATCGAGCTCATATACCTGCTGGCAGTGTTATTACATTTCGAAGGTTGATAGATAATCAAGTTTTTCATGCAGCTATAGCGGTAGGTATGACGTCAATTCGTGCTGTGAATGGGCTTAAACTGGGGGCTGGCTGGTCAGTACCAGCTAACTTAAGCACAGTATTAAGGTTGAGTCCTAACCACTCAGCCCGTGATGAAAATGTATTTTTGTACGATAACACGGATATTGTGGTTCAGATCCAAAGAAATCTTGCCTCTATTAGGTAG
- a CDS encoding DUF547 domain-containing protein: MFKTPLKALLFGSVLVATSFATSFSAQAQNMHDSWNALLNKHVVTINHNHSTEVDYAAIKREHAQLKTYLDSLTAVTQSEFDAWEKPKQLAFLINAYNAWTVELIVSNLTSKEYPDLKSIKDLGSFFSSPWSKEFVPLLGKTRSLDEIEHDLIRGSGKYNDPRIHFAVNCASIGCPALREEAYTATDLESQLQEQTVRFLSDMTRNMAQENTLSVSSIFKWYGDDFEKGFRGANTLQQFFLQYPDALKLIPAQQKALRNDDMKVKFLDYNWDLNVRH; encoded by the coding sequence ATGTTTAAAACACCTCTAAAAGCATTGTTATTTGGCTCAGTTTTAGTTGCAACATCGTTTGCAACGTCATTTTCGGCCCAAGCCCAAAACATGCACGATAGCTGGAATGCATTGTTAAATAAGCATGTTGTTACTATTAACCATAATCACAGTACTGAGGTTGATTACGCTGCCATAAAACGTGAGCATGCACAGCTAAAAACGTATTTAGATTCGTTAACGGCTGTAACGCAAAGCGAATTTGACGCGTGGGAAAAGCCTAAGCAACTCGCTTTTTTAATCAATGCTTATAATGCGTGGACTGTAGAACTAATCGTCTCTAACCTTACGAGTAAAGAGTATCCAGATCTTAAATCAATCAAAGACTTAGGGAGTTTTTTTAGCTCGCCGTGGAGTAAAGAGTTTGTGCCATTACTTGGCAAAACTCGCAGCCTTGATGAGATAGAGCATGATTTAATACGTGGCAGCGGTAAATACAACGACCCACGCATTCACTTTGCGGTAAATTGCGCGAGTATTGGTTGCCCAGCGCTTCGAGAAGAAGCGTATACCGCCACTGATTTAGAAAGCCAATTGCAAGAGCAAACGGTGCGTTTTTTATCAGATATGACACGTAATATGGCTCAAGAAAATACGCTAAGCGTGTCTTCAATATTTAAGTGGTACGGCGATGACTTTGAAAAAGGCTTTAGAGGTGCAAACACGCTACAGCAGTTTTTCTTGCAGTATCCTGATGCCCTTAAACTGATACCCGCTCAGCAAAAAGCACTTAGAAATGATGACATGAAAGTTAAATTTTTAGACTACAACTGGGATTTAAATGTTCGCCATTAA
- a CDS encoding ATP-binding cassette domain-containing protein translates to MQSSLQIKNCQLYRQNELLLSLNEQVNGGEILTIMGPSGGGKSSLLNWLTGTLPSSFKANGEVWLNGQNIDNTPPHLRHIGVLYQDALLFSHLTVAGNIAFAMPKGNKKQRLGKIEHALEQVGLKDMGNRHPDNLSGGQQARVALLRMLLSEPKAILLDEPFSKLDTQLRVDTRELVFSQIRDHKLPAIMVTHDHSDADAANGKLITLSSAL, encoded by the coding sequence ATGCAGTCATCGTTACAGATTAAAAATTGTCAGCTTTATCGCCAAAATGAGCTGTTACTTAGCTTAAACGAGCAAGTAAATGGCGGTGAAATTCTGACTATTATGGGCCCATCCGGCGGTGGTAAATCAAGCTTATTAAATTGGCTTACGGGTACTTTACCAAGTAGTTTTAAGGCCAATGGTGAGGTGTGGCTTAATGGTCAAAATATCGACAACACACCTCCACACTTACGCCATATTGGTGTACTTTATCAAGACGCTTTGTTGTTTTCGCATTTAACTGTTGCTGGTAACATTGCCTTTGCAATGCCCAAAGGCAATAAAAAACAACGCCTTGGAAAAATAGAACACGCGCTTGAACAAGTTGGCCTTAAAGACATGGGTAATCGTCACCCCGACAACCTCTCAGGTGGGCAACAAGCCCGTGTTGCATTATTACGTATGCTGCTGAGCGAACCTAAAGCCATTTTACTTGACGAACCCTTTAGCAAACTCGACACCCAACTGCGTGTTGATACACGCGAACTCGTGTTTAGCCAAATACGCGATCATAAGCTACCTGCAATTATGGTTACTCATGATCATAGCGATGCCGACGCTGCAAATGGCAAACTCATTACTTTAAGTAGCGCACTTTAA
- a CDS encoding MBOAT family O-acyltransferase, which translates to MIFNTPIFFWFFAIFILFYGFVFLKQKPKVYLILVGSLVFYGAWNYSFIPLLVGSGVADYFIAQAIYKASTLQRKKQWVTLSVVLNLGLLAVFKYADFALNSVSELLSSLGYNASIETLGWVLPVGISFYTFQSLSYTIDVYRGDMKPRKGLVEFVAALSFFPQLVAGPILRASHILPQMHAIALPKYTAVKHGFLLITVGLIKKTGADILAIPAQHAFEAKGPISTLELWTGVLAFAGQIYGDFSGYTDIAIGIALILGFSIPLNFRVPYFALSPVDFWRRWHISLSTWLRDYLYISLGGNRNNNRTRNVFLTMLLGGLWHGAAWTFVAWGAFHGAIITVTHYLAGLKIFARFNQSNALLVTFIKWAITFYLVLIGWVFFAANDLTSAIDIITNLHVFNSTIAAGSNAMTIFVMTSIWVLLVHIMDFYVIKGADKLENKPWLFWLLMMLGQGVCLFIGEPSNEFIYFQF; encoded by the coding sequence ATGATCTTTAATACCCCCATATTCTTTTGGTTTTTTGCCATTTTTATTTTGTTTTACGGGTTTGTGTTTTTAAAACAAAAACCCAAAGTGTACTTAATTTTAGTTGGTAGCTTAGTATTTTACGGCGCGTGGAATTATAGTTTTATTCCATTGTTGGTAGGCAGTGGGGTAGCCGATTACTTTATTGCCCAAGCTATTTATAAAGCATCAACGCTGCAACGTAAAAAGCAATGGGTGACTTTATCTGTGGTGCTTAATTTAGGTTTACTTGCAGTGTTTAAATATGCCGATTTTGCACTTAACTCTGTGTCTGAGTTGTTATCTTCGCTTGGTTACAATGCCTCTATTGAAACATTAGGTTGGGTGTTGCCCGTTGGTATTTCTTTTTATACTTTTCAAAGTTTAAGTTACACCATTGATGTTTATCGTGGCGACATGAAGCCACGTAAAGGTCTAGTTGAATTTGTTGCTGCGTTATCGTTTTTTCCTCAATTGGTTGCAGGGCCTATTCTTCGTGCAAGCCATATATTGCCACAAATGCACGCCATCGCATTACCTAAATATACGGCTGTAAAACATGGCTTCTTACTGATCACTGTTGGGCTTATCAAGAAAACGGGGGCTGATATATTAGCTATCCCAGCGCAACATGCTTTTGAAGCAAAAGGCCCTATTAGCACGCTTGAACTTTGGACTGGAGTACTGGCATTTGCAGGGCAAATCTATGGCGATTTTTCGGGCTATACCGATATAGCAATTGGTATTGCGCTGATACTTGGTTTTAGTATCCCATTGAACTTTAGAGTGCCTTATTTTGCGCTTTCACCGGTTGATTTTTGGCGTCGTTGGCATATTTCCCTCTCTACATGGTTACGCGATTATTTATATATCTCATTAGGCGGAAACAGAAATAATAACCGTACCCGCAATGTGTTTTTAACTATGCTATTGGGTGGTTTATGGCATGGTGCGGCGTGGACCTTTGTTGCATGGGGCGCATTTCATGGCGCTATTATTACTGTCACGCATTATTTAGCAGGGTTGAAAATATTTGCACGTTTTAATCAATCCAACGCGCTGCTTGTTACTTTTATTAAGTGGGCCATCACGTTTTATTTAGTCCTTATAGGTTGGGTATTTTTTGCAGCCAACGACTTAACTTCTGCCATAGATATTATTACTAATTTACATGTATTTAATTCAACAATAGCAGCAGGAAGCAACGCAATGACTATTTTTGTAATGACCAGTATATGGGTGCTACTTGTACATATTATGGATTTTTACGTAATAAAGGGCGCTGACAAGCTGGAAAATAAACCCTGGCTATTTTGGCTGTTAATGATGTTAGGGCAAGGCGTGTGTTTATTTATCGGGGAGCCAAGTAATGAGTTTATCTATTTCCAATTCTAA
- a CDS encoding sterol desaturase family protein — protein MTNEVWWRLGCFFSILIIMMLLEWQKPARKSLIKNRTRWFANFGLVFASSVIARLVVPIGLTAVALYNQEHGIGLFNQIALPSSLIIILSILLLDILIYWQHRLFHQVPILWRLHRVHHADAHVDTSTGLRFHPIEIVLSILIKLIAVTALGVPAIAVLIFEIALNGLALFNHANIRLPNAIEKPLRLILMTQILHRIHHSQLVSETNSNYGFSVIWWDKLFGSYKGKAKKTDADINIGLKEYPSQKQNASLWGLLIMPFKK, from the coding sequence ATGACTAATGAAGTATGGTGGCGACTGGGCTGTTTTTTTAGCATTTTAATTATAATGATGCTGCTTGAATGGCAAAAGCCAGCACGTAAATCCCTGATTAAAAACAGAACACGTTGGTTTGCTAACTTTGGGTTAGTGTTTGCATCATCAGTTATTGCGCGCTTAGTGGTCCCTATTGGGCTAACCGCCGTAGCGCTTTACAATCAAGAGCATGGCATAGGCTTATTTAATCAAATAGCGCTACCAAGCAGCTTAATTATTATATTGAGCATACTTTTACTCGATATATTAATTTATTGGCAACATAGATTATTTCATCAAGTGCCTATTTTATGGCGCTTGCACCGCGTTCACCACGCCGATGCACATGTTGATACCAGCACTGGGCTGCGCTTTCACCCTATCGAAATTGTGCTGAGCATACTTATAAAACTCATTGCAGTAACTGCTCTTGGCGTACCTGCCATTGCGGTACTTATTTTTGAAATAGCACTTAATGGTTTAGCATTATTTAACCATGCAAATATACGCCTACCTAATGCCATTGAAAAGCCGCTGCGCTTAATACTAATGACGCAAATATTGCATCGTATTCACCATAGCCAACTGGTTAGTGAAACTAACTCAAACTATGGTTTTAGTGTAATTTGGTGGGATAAATTATTTGGTAGTTACAAAGGTAAAGCTAAAAAAACCGACGCAGATATAAATATTGGCTTAAAAGAATACCCAAGCCAAAAGCAAAATGCCTCGTTGTGGGGCTTATTGATCATGCCATTTAAAAAATAA